In Candidatus Poribacteria bacterium, the DNA window CTCCACAACGGGCTCTTCGACAGGCGGTGGTTCAGGGACTGGTGTTTGTGTGGCAGGAGGTGTTGTTGTGGGTTGGAGGACACCCGTCATACTGGTGGTGTCTTCAGTGCTATCGCCTTCATCGCCGCAACTGGCGACGAAGATCGCAATGAGAAAGAGACTCATGGCGAAAATAGGAATAGAAACGGAATGGGCATATCTTTTACGCATACCTATAAAAGATGAGGCAATCACGACTGGATTCTCCTTTTTTGAGAAATGTGTTTTTGGGCGTAACTTGTAAGTTAAAACTTGCTGTAAAATGTGCAGGAATTTCGTTATTTTGTATATAGAATATCACGATACAATGGAGATGTCAAATGAAAATTTTGATTAACACTGATATTACATCGGAACAACAGCAGCAGATCGAATCGGTTTCTAACGACCTTTCGCTTGTGCGTCCACAGGATTCAGAAGAGGCACTGCGCGAAATTGTAGACACCGATATTGTGTTCGGTGGGTTCAATCGTTCGCTTTTTGAAAATTCGAAACAACTGAAATGGGTACAAGTGCTTTCGGCTGGCGTTGATGGCTTGTTATTTCCGGGGTTTGTCGAAAGCGATGTTATTCTAACGAGCGCGAAAGGGTTTGTGGGTCCGCATTTGGCAGATCAGACCTGGGCGTTACTTCTCGGTCTCCTCCGAGGTGTCGGACGTTCGGTTCGCGAGCGGACGTGGGATAATCGGATGTCGATCCGTCTGGCGACGTGGGAGTTAAGCGAGCAGACGTTAGGAATTATCGGACTCGGTGGCACGGGGATCGATGTGGCGCGTCGGGCACAAGGGTTCGATATGCGTGTCATCGCCGTGGATCCAGAGACGGTTGAAGCCCCATCGTTTGTCCACGAAGTCTGGAAGATGGATCGGTTCCATGATCTCCTTACGGCGTCAGACGTCGTTGCTATCTGTGCTCCGTTGACCCCGGAGACGCACGGTATGTTCGATGATGCGGCGTTTGAACAGATGAAATCGCATGCAC includes these proteins:
- a CDS encoding D-2-hydroxyacid dehydrogenase; translated protein: MKILINTDITSEQQQQIESVSNDLSLVRPQDSEEALREIVDTDIVFGGFNRSLFENSKQLKWVQVLSAGVDGLLFPGFVESDVILTSAKGFVGPHLADQTWALLLGLLRGVGRSVRERTWDNRMSIRLATWELSEQTLGIIGLGGTGIDVARRAQGFDMRVIAVDPETVEAPSFVHEVWKMDRFHDLLTASDVVAICAPLTPETHGMFDDAAFEQMKSHALLINVTRGKIVDGPALLRALTSESIGGAGLDVTPEEPLPTDSPLWDLPNVIVTPHVAGGSPIRLDRSVGLFCDNLERLLVGKPLLSVIDKEKGY